The proteins below are encoded in one region of Phycisphaerales bacterium:
- a CDS encoding RidA family protein, protein MTGIESSRAPEPVGAYPHARRVGNLLFLSGIGPRERGSSQIPGVTLDDQGRVVHKDIEAQCRSCFRNVRHVLEDAGSSWDQIVDVLVFLTDMQGDFKTYNKIYAECFAGAGNPNPTRTTIEISSLPTPIAVEVKVIATIR, encoded by the coding sequence ATGACTGGAATTGAATCATCAAGAGCACCTGAGCCAGTTGGCGCCTATCCACACGCACGCCGCGTTGGCAACTTGCTCTTCCTTTCTGGCATTGGCCCCAGGGAGCGTGGCAGTAGTCAAATTCCCGGTGTGACTTTAGATGATCAGGGGCGCGTCGTTCATAAGGACATTGAAGCTCAGTGTCGATCATGCTTTCGTAATGTTCGGCACGTTCTTGAAGACGCCGGCTCTTCATGGGATCAAATCGTTGACGTGCTGGTGTTTCTTACCGATATGCAGGGCGACTTCAAAACTTACAACAAGATTTACGCCGAGTGCTTTGCTGGTGCGGGTAATCCGAATCCGACAAGAACAACGATTGAGATTAGTTCGCTTCCAACGCCCATTGCCGTTGAAGTCAAGGTGATTGCCACCATTCGCTAG